The following are encoded in a window of Panicum virgatum strain AP13 chromosome 5N, P.virgatum_v5, whole genome shotgun sequence genomic DNA:
- the LOC120673194 gene encoding uncharacterized protein LOC120673194: MVLTTRRDSPSSPRISRRIHEVRSCSTPRTAPCSAKRKSVSQARAPSRRTRCDLHDPATPCVSLSQISVQRRGPEVILGDVDLLLCCSSLIPIWGAKRPRGALTSFPRLGPSQILTWGAKRARSALLSAQLLPVPPDWRDWTNLGDGPAGLIAERLLADDVADYVCFRAVCRPWRLCSTDPCEHGILDRRFHPRQWIMLREKRATPHRRRFMNVSAGHCRDVHLPELNGHEVYGPTTEGLLVLLDRVTYVVRVLNPFTRQVADFPPANTLLTQSDLFQAKICKHLWQFLQLSGAGLAADDSIAVCFKGIQTVVVGKPGDLQWTVVDRSRCFLQAMSFAGRFYCAMNGAVMVVETSAGHPPRMTVAAKLTRPLSRMMMDTLHLVEIAGELMFVDHQRYGNVSSEFRVHRVDLDAGKIVPVHGFGGHTVFLGIQLALSVSPSVFPSVNADAIYLGFDDSLPYRLGNGPIQIMDGTSEPRLFEDSSSELDDSIHDSPLYGPLGVDHYLSWCVTDYRDNSTDT; this comes from the exons ATGGTGCTCACAACACGCCGAGATTCACCATCCTCTCCCAGGATTTCTCGAAGGATTCATGAAGTCCGTTCTTGCTCCACCCCCCGTACGGCCCCTTGTTCGGCGAAGAGAAAATCCGTTTCCCAAGCACGGGCACCCTCTCGGCGAACAAGGTGCGATCTCCACGATCCGGCAACTCCCTGCGTTTCGTTGAGCCAGATCTCTGTCCAGCGGCGGGGGCCAGAGGTTATCCTGGGTGACGTTGATCTGCTGCTGTGTTGCTCTTCTCTGATCCCCATTTGGGGGGCGAAGCGACCGCGCGGTGCTCTCACCAGTTTCCCGCGGCTTGGCCCCTCTCAGATCCTCACTTGGGGCGCGAAGCGAGCTCGCAGTGCGCTCCTCAGTGCCCAGCTGCTTCCCGTCCCTCCCGATTG GAGAGACTGGACGAATCTCGGGGATGGGCCTGCGGGGCTAATTGCCGAGCGCCTCCTGGCCGATGATGTCGCGGATTACGTTTGCTTCCGCGCAGTTTGCCGTCCGTGGCGTCTCTGCTCCACGGACCCGTGCGAGCACGGCATCCTGGACCGCCGCTTCCACCCACGCCAGTGGATCATGCTCAGGGAAAAAAGAGCCACTCCGCACCGCCGCAGATTCATGAACGTCTCCGCCGGCCATTGCAGGGACGTTCACCTCCCGGAGCTCAACGGGCACGAGGTGTACGGGCCAACCACGGAgggcctcctcgtcctcctcgacaGGGTCACCTACGTGGTGCGCGTGCTGAACCCGTTCACCCGCCAGGTGGCCGACTTCCCGCCGGCCAACACGCTGCTGACCCAGAGCGATCTGTTCCAAGCCAAAATCTGCAAGCACTTGTggcagtttttgcagttatccGGCGCCGGCCTTGCTGCCGACGACTCCATCGCGGTCTGTTTCAAAGGGATCCAGACGGTTGTTGTAGGCAAGCCAGGCGACTTGCAGTGGACGGTGGTTGATCGCAGCCGATGTTTCTTGCAAGCCATGTCCTTCGCTGGCCGCTTCTACTGCGCCATGAATGGTGCTGTCATGGTGGTGGAAACCAGCGCTGGCCACCCGCCACGGATGACCGTGGCTGCCAAGCTGACCAGGCCGCTGTCCAGGATGATGATGGACACCCTGCACCTTGTGGAGATCGCCGGGGAGCTGATGTTTGTGGACCATCAACGCTACGGCAATGTCTCTAGTGAATTCAGGGTGCACCGGGTGGACTTGGATGCGGGGAAGATAGTGCCTGTCCATGGGTTCGGTGGACACACCGTGTTTCTGGGCATACAGTTAGCCCTTTCTGTCTCTCCTTCGGTGTTCCCCTCGGTCAATGCGGATGCAATTTACTTGGGATTCGACGACTCGTTGCCATATAGACTGGGCAATGGCCCGATTCAGATTATGGATGGAACCTCAGAGCCTCGTCTATTCGAAGACAGCAGCAGTGAACTTGATGACAGCATCCATGACAGTCCGCTTTATGGACCTTTGGGAGTTGATCACTATCTATCCTGGTGTGTTACAGACTATCGAGACAACTCAACCGACACATAA